In one Streptomyces sp. NBC_00597 genomic region, the following are encoded:
- the groL gene encoding chaperonin GroEL (60 kDa chaperone family; promotes refolding of misfolded polypeptides especially under stressful conditions; forms two stacked rings of heptamers to form a barrel-shaped 14mer; ends can be capped by GroES; misfolded proteins enter the barrel where they are refolded when GroES binds), giving the protein MAKIIAFDEEARRGLERGMNQLADAVKVTLGPKGRNVVLEKKWGAPTITNDGVSIAKEIELEDPYEKIGAELVKEVAKKTDDVAGDGTTTATVLAQALVREGLRNVAAGANPMALKRGIEKAVEAVSGALLEQAKDVETKEQIASTASISAADTQIGELIAEAMDKVGKEGVITVEESQTFGLELELTEGMRFDKGYISAYFATDMERMEASLDDPYILIVNSKIGNVKDLLPLLEKVMQSGKPLLIIAEDVEGEALSTLVVNKIRGTFKSVAVKAPGFGDRRKAMLGDIAILTGGTVISEEVGLKLENAGLDLLGRARKVVISKDETTIVDGAGDSDQVQGRVNQIRAEIENSDSDYDREKLQERLAKLAGGVAVIKAGAATEVELKERKHRIEDAVRNAKAAVEEGIVAGGGVALLQASAVFEKLDLSGDEATGANAVKLALEAPLKQIAVNGGLEGGVVVEKVRNLTVGWGLNAATGEYVDMIAEGIIDPAKVTRSALQNAASIAALFLTTEAVIADKPEKAGAGAPGGMPGGDMDF; this is encoded by the coding sequence ATGGCCAAGATCATTGCGTTCGACGAGGAGGCCCGGCGCGGCCTTGAGCGCGGTATGAACCAGCTCGCCGACGCCGTCAAGGTCACCCTTGGCCCCAAGGGTCGCAACGTCGTCCTTGAGAAGAAGTGGGGCGCCCCCACGATCACCAACGATGGTGTTTCCATCGCCAAGGAGATCGAGCTCGAGGACCCGTACGAGAAGATCGGCGCCGAGCTGGTCAAGGAAGTCGCCAAGAAGACGGACGACGTCGCCGGCGACGGTACGACCACCGCCACCGTGCTCGCCCAGGCGCTCGTACGCGAGGGCCTGCGCAACGTGGCCGCCGGCGCCAACCCGATGGCCCTCAAGCGTGGCATCGAGAAGGCCGTCGAGGCCGTCTCCGGCGCCCTGCTGGAGCAGGCGAAGGATGTCGAGACCAAGGAGCAGATCGCTTCTACGGCCTCCATCTCCGCCGCTGACACCCAGATCGGCGAGCTCATCGCCGAGGCCATGGACAAGGTCGGCAAGGAAGGCGTCATCACCGTCGAGGAGTCCCAGACCTTCGGTCTGGAGCTGGAGCTCACCGAGGGCATGCGCTTCGACAAGGGCTACATCTCGGCGTACTTCGCCACCGACATGGAGCGTATGGAGGCGTCCCTGGACGACCCGTACATCCTCATCGTCAACTCCAAGATCGGCAACGTGAAGGACCTCCTTCCGCTGCTTGAGAAGGTCATGCAGTCCGGCAAGCCGCTGCTGATCATCGCCGAGGACGTCGAGGGCGAGGCCCTGTCGACCCTGGTCGTCAACAAGATCCGCGGCACCTTCAAGTCCGTGGCCGTCAAGGCCCCGGGCTTCGGCGACCGCCGCAAGGCCATGCTCGGTGACATCGCCATCCTCACGGGCGGCACGGTCATCTCCGAGGAGGTCGGCCTCAAGCTGGAGAACGCGGGCCTCGACCTGCTCGGCCGCGCCCGCAAGGTCGTCATCTCCAAGGACGAGACCACGATCGTCGACGGCGCCGGTGACAGCGACCAGGTCCAGGGTCGCGTCAACCAGATCCGTGCCGAGATCGAGAACTCCGACTCGGACTACGACCGCGAGAAGCTCCAGGAGCGCCTCGCGAAGCTGGCCGGCGGCGTGGCCGTCATCAAGGCCGGTGCCGCGACCGAGGTGGAGCTCAAGGAGCGCAAGCACCGCATCGAGGACGCCGTCCGCAACGCGAAGGCTGCCGTCGAGGAGGGCATCGTCGCCGGTGGTGGCGTGGCCCTGCTCCAGGCCTCCGCGGTCTTCGAGAAGCTCGACCTGTCGGGTGACGAGGCGACCGGCGCCAACGCCGTGAAGCTCGCCCTGGAGGCTCCGCTCAAGCAGATCGCCGTCAACGGTGGTCTTGAGGGTGGCGTCGTCGTGGAGAAGGTCCGCAACCTGACCGTCGGCTGGGGCCTGAACGCCGCGACCGGCGAGTACGTGGACATGATCGCCGAGGGCATCATCGACCCGGCGAAGGTCACGCGCTCCGCTCTGCAGAACGCCGCGTCCATCGCCGCGCTGTTCCTGACGACCGAGGCCGTCATCGCCGACAAGCCGGAGAAGGCCGGCGCGGGCGCGCCGGGCGGCATGCCGGGCGGTGACATGGACTTCTGA
- the nagA gene encoding N-acetylglucosamine-6-phosphate deacetylase codes for MSGSAHSTVLSGARVVLPTGTVAGGRVIVDGDRIAGSAGEGAKTVDLSGHWLVPGFVDMHNHGGGGASFTSGTAEEVLKGVRTHREHGTTTLVASTVTGDLDELARRAGLLAELTQQGEIAGIHFEGPFINACRKGAHKEDLLRDPDPAEVRKLIDAAHGAARMFTLATELPGGLDSVRLLAEHGVIAAIGHTDSTYDQTRQAIDAGATVATHLYNAMPAMEHRAPGPIAALLEDERVTVELINDGTHLHPAMLELAFHHAGAHRVALITDAMDAAGFGDGTYHLGPLEVEVKEGVARLVEGGSIAGSTLTLDTAFRRSVTLDELPVESVVQAISANPAKLLGLYDEVGSLEPGKYADLVVLDAEFELKGVMRRGEWIVNPLV; via the coding sequence ATGTCCGGAAGCGCACACAGCACCGTTCTCTCCGGCGCCAGGGTGGTACTGCCCACCGGGACCGTGGCGGGCGGCCGCGTCATCGTCGACGGCGACCGCATCGCCGGCAGCGCCGGCGAGGGCGCGAAGACCGTCGACCTGTCCGGGCACTGGCTCGTCCCCGGCTTCGTGGACATGCACAACCACGGCGGAGGCGGCGCCTCCTTCACCTCCGGCACCGCCGAGGAGGTCCTCAAGGGCGTACGGACCCACCGCGAGCACGGCACCACCACCCTCGTCGCCTCCACCGTCACCGGCGACCTCGACGAACTGGCCCGCCGGGCCGGCCTGCTCGCCGAACTGACCCAGCAGGGCGAGATCGCGGGCATCCACTTCGAGGGGCCGTTCATCAACGCCTGCCGCAAGGGCGCGCACAAGGAGGACCTGCTGCGCGACCCCGACCCGGCCGAGGTCCGCAAGCTGATCGACGCCGCGCACGGCGCCGCCCGCATGTTCACCCTCGCGACCGAACTCCCGGGCGGCCTGGACTCCGTACGGCTGCTGGCCGAGCACGGGGTCATCGCCGCGATCGGCCACACCGACTCCACCTACGACCAGACCCGCCAGGCCATCGACGCGGGCGCGACCGTGGCCACCCACCTGTACAACGCGATGCCCGCCATGGAGCACCGCGCCCCGGGCCCGATCGCCGCGCTGCTGGAGGACGAGCGGGTCACCGTCGAGCTGATCAACGACGGCACCCACCTGCACCCGGCGATGCTGGAACTGGCCTTCCACCACGCGGGAGCGCACCGCGTCGCGCTGATCACCGACGCGATGGACGCGGCGGGCTTCGGCGACGGGACCTACCATCTCGGCCCGCTGGAGGTCGAGGTCAAGGAAGGTGTGGCCCGCCTGGTCGAGGGCGGCTCCATCGCCGGCTCGACGCTGACCCTGGACACCGCCTTCAGGCGGTCGGTGACCCTGGACGAGCTGCCCGTCGAGTCGGTGGTCCAGGCGATCTCCGCCAACCCCGCCAAGCTGCTCGGCCTGTACGACGAGGTCGGCTCGCTGGAGCCCGGAAAGTACGCCGACCTGGTCGTCCTGGACGCCGAGTTCGAGCTCAAGGGCGTCATGCGGCGCGGCGAATGGATCGTGAATCCGCTGGTCTGA
- a CDS encoding ROK family protein produces the protein MKHVIALDVGGTGMKAALIADDGRLLHEARRATGRDRGPDAVVETILEFAAELYELGRERFGAPASAAGVAVPGIVDAGNGIAVYAANLGWRDVPMRALLSGRLDGIPVALGHDVRTGGLAEGRIGAGRGADRFLFVPLGTGIAGAIGIAGRIEAGAHGYAGEIGHIVVRPGGPACGCGQYGCLETLASASAVSRAWASASGDPDADAADCAKAVGSGDERALRVWLAAVGALADGLVTAITLLDPRTLIIGGGLAEAGETLFAPLRKAVEERVTFQRLPDIVPAALGDTAGCLGAGLLAWDLLATEVPA, from the coding sequence GTGAAACACGTCATCGCCCTCGATGTGGGCGGCACCGGGATGAAGGCCGCCCTCATCGCCGACGACGGACGCCTGCTGCACGAAGCGCGCCGCGCCACCGGCCGCGACCGGGGCCCCGACGCCGTCGTCGAGACGATCCTGGAGTTCGCCGCCGAGCTGTACGAACTCGGCCGCGAACGCTTCGGCGCGCCCGCCTCCGCGGCCGGCGTCGCCGTCCCGGGCATCGTCGACGCCGGGAACGGGATCGCCGTCTACGCGGCCAACCTGGGCTGGCGCGACGTCCCGATGCGCGCCCTGCTCAGCGGACGCCTGGACGGCATCCCGGTGGCCCTGGGCCACGACGTGCGCACGGGCGGACTCGCCGAAGGGCGCATCGGCGCCGGCCGCGGCGCCGACCGCTTCCTGTTCGTGCCCCTCGGCACCGGCATCGCCGGAGCCATCGGCATCGCCGGCCGCATCGAGGCCGGCGCCCACGGCTACGCGGGCGAGATCGGTCACATCGTGGTCCGCCCCGGCGGCCCCGCCTGCGGCTGCGGCCAGTACGGCTGCCTGGAGACCCTCGCCTCCGCGTCCGCCGTCAGCCGCGCCTGGGCGAGCGCCTCCGGCGACCCCGACGCGGACGCCGCGGACTGCGCCAAGGCCGTCGGGTCCGGCGACGAGCGCGCCCTGCGGGTGTGGCTCGCCGCGGTCGGCGCCCTCGCCGACGGCCTGGTCACCGCGATCACCCTGCTGGACCCGCGCACGCTGATCATCGGTGGCGGGCTCGCGGAGGCGGGGGAAACCTTGTTCGCACCACTACGGAAGGCCGTCGAGGAGCGCGTGACGTTCCAGCGGCTGCCCGACATCGTTCCGGCGGCCCTCGGGGACACCGCCGGATGCCTGGGCGCAGGGCTGCTCGCCTGGGACCTACTCGCCACGGAGGTACCTGCCTGA
- the thrC gene encoding threonine synthase, producing the protein MAAQTVATSVDLGPATGLSCRECGTRFELGPIFACVECFGPLEVAYDLPTGDPEALRAAIEAGPNNIWRYAPLLPVPADVAAKPSLNPGFTKLVDAANLAKELGITGKLYVKDDSGNPTHSFKDRVVAIAVEAARAFGFTTLSCSSTGNLAGAVGAAAARAGFRSCVFIPHDLEQGKVVMAGVYGGDLVGIEGNYDDVNRFCSELIGDPLGEGWGFVNVNLRPYYGEGSKTLAYEICEQLGWQLPDQIVIPIASGSQLTKIDKGLQELIKLGLVEDKPYKIFGAQAEGCSPVSTAFKAGHDVVRPQKPNTIAKSLAIGNPADGPYVLDIARRTGGYVEDVTDEQVVEAIKILAQAEGIFAETAGGVTVGVTKKLIENGQLDPALTTVVLNTGDGLKTLEAVAADSGQTATIRPSLDAFRAAGLA; encoded by the coding sequence ATGGCTGCACAGACTGTTGCCACCTCTGTCGATCTCGGACCTGCCACCGGCCTCTCGTGTCGTGAGTGCGGTACCCGTTTCGAACTCGGACCCATCTTCGCCTGCGTCGAGTGTTTCGGTCCGCTGGAAGTCGCCTACGACCTGCCCACCGGCGACCCCGAAGCCCTGCGCGCCGCGATCGAGGCCGGCCCGAACAACATCTGGCGCTACGCCCCGCTGCTGCCCGTCCCCGCTGACGTGGCCGCCAAGCCCAGCCTGAACCCCGGCTTCACCAAGCTCGTGGACGCGGCCAACCTGGCCAAGGAGCTCGGCATCACCGGGAAGCTCTACGTCAAGGACGACTCCGGCAACCCGACGCACTCCTTCAAGGACCGCGTCGTGGCCATCGCCGTCGAGGCCGCCCGCGCCTTCGGCTTCACCACCCTGTCCTGCTCCTCCACCGGCAACCTGGCCGGCGCCGTCGGCGCCGCGGCCGCCCGGGCCGGCTTCCGCTCCTGCGTGTTCATCCCGCACGACCTGGAGCAGGGCAAGGTCGTCATGGCCGGTGTGTACGGCGGCGACCTGGTCGGCATCGAAGGCAACTACGACGACGTCAACCGCTTCTGCTCCGAGCTCATCGGCGACCCGCTGGGCGAGGGCTGGGGCTTCGTCAACGTCAACCTGCGCCCCTACTACGGCGAGGGTTCCAAGACCCTCGCCTACGAGATCTGCGAGCAGCTCGGCTGGCAGCTGCCCGACCAGATCGTGATCCCGATCGCGTCCGGCTCGCAGCTGACGAAGATCGACAAGGGTCTGCAGGAGCTGATCAAGCTCGGGCTGGTCGAGGACAAGCCGTACAAGATCTTCGGCGCCCAGGCCGAGGGCTGCTCCCCGGTGTCGACCGCCTTCAAGGCCGGCCACGACGTGGTCCGCCCGCAGAAGCCGAACACCATCGCCAAGTCGCTCGCCATCGGCAACCCGGCCGACGGCCCGTACGTCCTGGACATCGCCCGCCGCACCGGCGGCTACGTCGAGGACGTCACCGACGAGCAGGTCGTCGAGGCCATCAAGATCCTCGCGCAGGCCGAGGGCATCTTCGCCGAGACCGCGGGCGGCGTGACCGTCGGCGTGACCAAGAAGCTCATCGAGAACGGCCAGCTCGACCCGGCGCTGACCACGGTGGTCCTGAACACCGGTGACGGCCTCAAGACCCTGGAGGCGGTGGCCGCGGACAGCGGGCAGACCGCCACCATCCGCCCGAGCCTGGACGCGTTCCGCGCCGCCGGCCTGGCCTGA
- a CDS encoding cold-shock protein has translation MAQGTVKWFNAEKGYGFIAVDGGADVFVHYSAIQMDGYRTLEEGQRVEFEISQGQKGPQADMVKLAV, from the coding sequence ATGGCTCAGGGCACCGTCAAGTGGTTCAACGCGGAGAAGGGCTACGGCTTCATCGCGGTCGACGGTGGTGCGGATGTGTTCGTCCACTACAGCGCCATCCAGATGGACGGGTACCGCACCCTTGAAGAGGGTCAGCGGGTCGAGTTCGAGATCTCGCAGGGCCAGAAGGGTCCGCAGGCGGACATGGTCAAGCTCGCCGTCTAG
- the otsB gene encoding trehalose-phosphatase, which yields MGSHPHSMPMPVTAAGREGLEALLHVPRRSVVALDFDGTLADIVPDPDQARAHPGAVGALAALAPEVASVAVITGRPASVAVRYGGFAGAAGLEHLVVLGHYGAERWDAVTGIVHTPAEHPGVAAVRAELPGFLDSIGAWRGTWIEEKGRALAVHTRRAADPDAAFAALREPLAELAARHGLMVEPGRAVLELRPPGMDKGVALTEYLAETGAEAVLYAGDDLGDLAAYAAVEKLRTDGMPGLLVASGSAEVPELATRADLVLNGPSEVVAFLSALAGAIRA from the coding sequence ATGGGGAGCCATCCGCACAGCATGCCGATGCCCGTCACCGCCGCCGGACGCGAGGGACTCGAAGCCCTCCTCCACGTACCCCGCCGTTCCGTGGTCGCGCTCGACTTCGACGGCACCCTCGCCGACATCGTCCCGGACCCCGACCAAGCACGGGCCCACCCGGGAGCCGTCGGGGCACTGGCCGCGCTGGCCCCGGAGGTCGCCTCCGTCGCCGTGATCACCGGCCGCCCGGCGAGCGTCGCGGTCCGCTACGGGGGCTTCGCAGGCGCCGCCGGCCTGGAACACCTGGTGGTCCTCGGCCACTACGGGGCCGAGCGCTGGGACGCCGTGACCGGCATAGTCCACACCCCGGCCGAGCACCCCGGGGTCGCCGCCGTACGGGCGGAACTGCCCGGATTCCTGGACTCCATCGGCGCCTGGCGCGGCACGTGGATCGAGGAGAAGGGCCGGGCCCTGGCCGTCCACACCCGCCGCGCCGCGGACCCGGACGCCGCGTTCGCCGCGCTCCGCGAACCGCTGGCCGAGCTGGCGGCGCGCCACGGGCTGATGGTCGAACCGGGGCGGGCGGTACTGGAACTGCGGCCGCCGGGGATGGACAAGGGCGTGGCCCTGACCGAATACCTCGCGGAGACGGGCGCCGAAGCGGTGCTGTACGCGGGGGACGACCTCGGCGACCTCGCCGCGTACGCGGCCGTGGAGAAGCTCCGCACGGACGGCATGCCGGGGCTGCTGGTGGCCAGCGGATCGGCCGAGGTCCCCGAACTCGCCACCCGCGCGGACCTCGTCCTGAACGGCCCGTCCGAGGTGGTCGCCTTCCTGTCGGCCCTGGCCGGAGCCATCCGCGCCTGA
- a CDS encoding extracellular solute-binding protein: protein MKGRYLSLAATGAALSLTATALTGCGAVGSLTGDNEVTLRVVAADYGDNPQNSSEGYWKNLASGFEQDHPGVKVEVSVYSWSEVDAKVAAMVKAGKAPDIAQIGAYADYAAAGKLYTADELLSVTTEADFLAPLADAGKVKRVQYGMPFVASTRLLFYNEKLLTDAGVIAKDAKGGWQPKSWADLEAAAKKLKTAGVATPFALPLGREEAQAESMMWMLAGGGGYTDNEEAYAIDSPENVKTFEFLRDKMVGQGLTGPTEPSKTDRQAAFDAFTRGEVGMLNGHPTLVKQAAQKGVKYGMVAMPTADGTDHPTMGVADWVMAFKNGHRKESGKFLDYLYQAKNVTAFTNKYDLLPVTTSGYRAMDSSTGGAAPQLKTFLQALPNARLYPVGKKSWAGVSEDVKQNIGKSVQPGGQPAKVLENIAESARKADAH, encoded by the coding sequence GTGAAGGGCCGTTACCTGAGCCTGGCCGCGACCGGAGCCGCGCTGAGCCTGACCGCCACGGCACTGACGGGCTGCGGAGCCGTGGGGAGTCTCACCGGGGACAACGAGGTGACCCTGCGGGTCGTGGCGGCCGACTACGGGGACAATCCGCAGAACTCCTCGGAGGGCTACTGGAAGAACCTGGCCTCCGGCTTCGAGCAGGACCACCCCGGCGTCAAGGTCGAGGTCAGCGTCTACTCCTGGTCCGAGGTCGACGCCAAGGTCGCCGCCATGGTCAAGGCCGGCAAGGCCCCCGACATCGCGCAGATCGGCGCCTACGCCGACTACGCGGCCGCCGGCAAGCTCTACACGGCGGACGAACTGCTCTCCGTCACCACCGAAGCCGACTTCCTCGCGCCGCTCGCCGACGCCGGCAAGGTCAAGCGGGTCCAGTACGGCATGCCGTTCGTGGCCAGCACCCGCCTGCTCTTCTACAACGAGAAGCTGCTCACGGACGCCGGGGTCATCGCCAAGGACGCCAAGGGCGGCTGGCAGCCGAAGAGCTGGGCCGACCTGGAGGCCGCCGCGAAGAAGCTCAAGACGGCGGGCGTGGCGACCCCCTTCGCACTGCCGCTCGGCCGCGAGGAGGCACAGGCCGAATCGATGATGTGGATGCTCGCGGGCGGTGGCGGCTACACCGACAACGAAGAGGCGTACGCGATCGACTCCCCGGAGAACGTCAAGACCTTCGAATTCCTGCGCGACAAGATGGTCGGCCAGGGGCTGACCGGTCCCACGGAGCCGTCCAAGACGGACCGGCAGGCCGCCTTCGACGCCTTCACGCGCGGTGAGGTCGGCATGCTCAACGGCCACCCCACGCTGGTGAAGCAGGCGGCGCAGAAGGGCGTGAAGTACGGCATGGTGGCCATGCCGACCGCCGACGGGACCGATCACCCGACGATGGGCGTCGCGGACTGGGTGATGGCCTTCAAGAACGGCCACCGCAAGGAGTCCGGGAAGTTCCTCGACTACCTGTACCAGGCGAAGAACGTGACGGCCTTCACCAACAAGTACGACCTGCTGCCGGTCACGACGAGCGGCTACCGGGCCATGGACTCCAGTACGGGTGGTGCGGCCCCGCAGCTGAAGACCTTCCTGCAGGCGCTGCCGAACGCCCGCCTCTACCCGGTCGGCAAGAAGTCCTGGGCCGGGGTGAGCGAGGACGTCAAGCAGAACATCGGCAAGAGCGTGCAGCCGGGCGGCCAGCCCGCGAAGGTCCTGGAGAACATCGCCGAGTCCGCCCGCAAGGCCGACGCCCACTGA
- a CDS encoding DUF3263 domain-containing protein gives MTDDEGLTATEAAVLAYEGRTWPGPGAKERAIREGLGMTPVRYYQLLNVLMDDPRALAHAPGTVNRLRRIREAQRARR, from the coding sequence ATGACGGACGACGAGGGGCTGACGGCCACCGAGGCCGCGGTCCTCGCGTACGAGGGACGCACCTGGCCCGGGCCCGGGGCCAAGGAGCGGGCGATACGGGAAGGGCTGGGGATGACCCCGGTCCGCTACTACCAGCTGCTCAACGTCCTGATGGACGACCCGCGGGCCCTGGCCCACGCGCCCGGAACCGTCAACCGGCTGCGCCGCATCCGCGAAGCACAGCGGGCCCGGCGCTGA
- a CDS encoding glucosyl-3-phosphoglycerate synthase, whose product MLEEVERWFADRSWSAADRPLDQLLSAKRAAGATVSVVLPALDEEETVGAIVEVIRRDLIDGPAGPLVDELVVIDSGSTDRTAEVAAKAGARVVHRDDILPRIPALPGKGEVLWRSLLVTSGDIVCFVDADLRDFSSTFVSGIVGPLLTEPDVEFVKAMYDRPFGADADGPAPGKAPAQGGRVTELVARPLLNLHWPQLAGFVQPLGGEYAVRRTLLERLPFPVGYGVELGLLVDALHTVGLDALAQVDVGVRLHRHQDGRALGRMAAAIYRTAQLRLSRGHLVRPELTQFERGPNGFVPRTYAVDTEERPPMAEVKEYSGRRVA is encoded by the coding sequence GTGCTGGAAGAGGTGGAGCGCTGGTTTGCGGACCGCTCCTGGTCCGCGGCCGACCGACCGCTCGACCAGCTGCTTTCCGCCAAACGGGCGGCAGGCGCCACGGTCAGCGTCGTCCTGCCCGCGCTCGACGAGGAAGAGACGGTCGGCGCCATCGTCGAGGTGATCCGGCGCGATCTGATCGACGGGCCGGCGGGGCCGCTCGTCGACGAACTCGTCGTGATCGACTCGGGCTCCACCGACCGGACCGCCGAAGTGGCCGCGAAGGCCGGCGCCCGGGTGGTGCACCGCGACGACATCCTGCCGCGGATCCCGGCCCTGCCCGGCAAGGGCGAGGTCTTGTGGCGCTCGCTGCTGGTGACCAGCGGCGACATCGTCTGCTTCGTGGACGCCGACCTGCGGGACTTCTCGTCCACGTTCGTGTCCGGGATCGTCGGCCCGCTGCTGACGGAGCCGGACGTCGAGTTCGTCAAGGCGATGTACGACCGCCCCTTCGGCGCCGACGCCGACGGGCCCGCCCCCGGCAAAGCCCCTGCCCAGGGGGGTCGGGTGACCGAGCTGGTCGCCCGGCCGCTGCTCAACCTCCACTGGCCGCAGCTGGCCGGGTTCGTCCAGCCGCTGGGCGGTGAGTACGCCGTGCGGCGCACCCTGCTGGAACGTTTGCCCTTCCCCGTCGGGTACGGCGTCGAGCTGGGCCTGCTGGTCGACGCGCTGCACACCGTCGGACTGGACGCGCTGGCCCAGGTGGACGTGGGCGTACGGCTCCACCGCCATCAGGACGGCCGGGCGCTGGGCCGCATGGCCGCGGCGATCTACCGGACGGCGCAGCTGCGGCTCTCGCGCGGGCACCTCGTACGCCCCGAGTTGACGCAGTTCGAGCGCGGGCCGAACGGGTTCGTGCCGCGGACGTACGCCGTGGACACCGAGGAGCGGCCGCCGATGGCCGAGGTCAAGGAGTACTCCGGCCGCAGGGTGGCGTGA
- a CDS encoding trehalose-6-phosphate synthase has protein sequence MASQVLVAANRGPLSYQLGEDDTLTARRGGGGLVSGLSAALARQPEALWICAALSEADREAVRRGVCEPGVRMLDIDPTTYDDAYNGIANSVLWFTHHHLYDVPREPVFDARFRRQWDSYAAYNRAFAEALAEEAAEGACVLVQDYHLALVPGQLRELRPDLRIAHFTHTPWASREFLDMLPDDVRGQLVWGMLGADQLGFHTWRWSAEFIAGADRDDAVGIAQPHLPGGSPERGVWHHRAAADGSGYGPRRFTEVRQYALGVDADDLRALAHRPVVDDKLAALRADVGGRATIVRVDRTELSKNILRGLLAYRELLTAHPEWRDRVVHLASAYPSRQDLEVYRAYTQSVRELAQEINAEFGTADWQPVLVSVEDDFARSLAAYRLADVALVNPVRDGMNLVAKEIPVVSEAGCALVLSSGAGAYEELREDALTVNPYDVSATAQALHAALLMPAGERLERTKRLAAAATALPPTDWFTAQLSALRGE, from the coding sequence ATGGCTTCCCAGGTACTCGTTGCAGCGAACCGCGGCCCCCTCTCCTACCAACTCGGCGAAGACGACACCCTCACGGCCCGGCGCGGCGGCGGCGGCCTCGTCTCCGGCCTCTCCGCCGCCCTGGCCCGACAGCCGGAGGCCCTGTGGATCTGCGCGGCGCTGTCGGAGGCGGACCGGGAGGCGGTCCGGCGGGGCGTCTGCGAGCCCGGCGTCCGGATGCTGGACATCGATCCCACGACGTACGACGACGCGTACAACGGCATCGCGAACTCGGTGCTGTGGTTCACCCACCACCACCTGTACGACGTCCCGCGCGAGCCTGTCTTCGACGCCCGGTTCCGGCGGCAATGGGACTCGTACGCGGCGTACAACCGGGCCTTCGCCGAGGCCCTGGCCGAAGAGGCCGCCGAGGGGGCGTGCGTCCTGGTGCAGGACTACCACCTGGCGCTGGTCCCGGGGCAGTTGCGCGAGCTGCGGCCCGACCTGCGCATCGCGCACTTCACGCACACGCCGTGGGCCTCGCGGGAGTTCCTCGACATGCTGCCGGACGACGTGCGCGGACAGCTCGTGTGGGGCATGCTCGGCGCGGACCAGCTGGGCTTCCACACCTGGCGCTGGTCGGCGGAGTTCATCGCCGGGGCGGACCGGGACGACGCGGTCGGCATCGCGCAGCCGCACCTGCCCGGCGGCTCCCCGGAGCGCGGGGTGTGGCACCACAGGGCCGCCGCCGACGGGTCCGGGTACGGTCCGCGGCGCTTCACGGAGGTGCGGCAGTACGCCCTGGGCGTCGACGCGGACGACCTGCGCGCGCTCGCGCACCGGCCGGTGGTGGACGACAAGCTGGCCGCCCTGCGGGCCGACGTCGGCGGCCGGGCGACCATCGTCCGCGTGGACCGCACCGAGCTCTCGAAGAACATCCTGCGCGGGCTGCTGGCCTACCGGGAGCTACTGACCGCGCACCCCGAGTGGCGGGACCGGGTGGTCCACCTGGCCTCGGCGTACCCGTCGCGACAGGACCTGGAGGTCTACCGCGCGTACACGCAGTCGGTGCGGGAGCTGGCGCAGGAGATCAACGCGGAGTTCGGGACGGCCGACTGGCAGCCGGTGCTGGTGTCCGTCGAGGACGATTTCGCGCGCTCGCTGGCCGCGTACCGGCTGGCGGACGTGGCGCTGGTCAACCCGGTGCGGGACGGGATGAACCTGGTGGCGAAGGAGATCCCGGTGGTGTCGGAGGCGGGGTGTGCGCTGGTGCTGTCGTCGGGGGCGGGGGCGTACGAGGAGCTCCGCGAGGACGCGCTGACGGTGAACCCGTACGACGTGTCGGCGACGGCGCAGGCGTTGCACGCGGCGCTGTTGATGCCGGCGGGTGAGCGGCTGGAGCGCACGAAGCGGCTGGCGGCCGCGGCCACGGCGCTCCCGCCGACGGACTGGTTCACGGCCCAGCTGTCCGCTCTCCGCGGGGAGTAA
- a CDS encoding MoaD/ThiS family protein — MSVNVRIPTILRTYTGGQAEVTAEGATLSEVIASLEVNHPGIAARVLDDQGKLRRFVNVYVNDDDVRFEGGLDAVTPDGAGVSIIPAVAGGC; from the coding sequence ATGAGCGTCAACGTCCGCATCCCCACCATCCTGCGCACCTACACCGGCGGCCAGGCCGAGGTCACGGCCGAGGGCGCGACCCTCTCCGAGGTCATCGCCTCCCTTGAGGTGAACCACCCGGGCATCGCCGCGCGCGTCCTGGACGACCAGGGCAAGCTGCGCCGGTTCGTGAACGTCTACGTCAACGACGACGACGTGCGCTTCGAGGGCGGTCTGGACGCGGTGACGCCGGACGGCGCCGGTGTCTCGATCATTCCCGCCGTCGCGGGCGGCTGCTGA